The genomic region TCGAGCCCGTTGGCGGCCTCGTCGAGCAGGAGCGCCCGCGGGCGCGGGGCGAGGGCGCGGGCGAGCAGCACGCGCCGGGCCTCCCCGGTCGAGAGCGACAGGAAGCGCCGCGGCAGGAGCCGGTCCACCCCGAGCTCGGACGCGATCTCCACCATGCGGCGCCGCTCCTCGTCCGTGGCCGGCTCCTGGCGGTAGACGCTGTCGGTGAAGCCCGAGAGGATCACCGCGCCCGCGTCGAGGTCCCAGTCGCGCTTGTGGTAGGCCTCCTGCTGCTCCGCCGAGACCAGCGCGAGCCGCTCGCGCATGCCGATGTGGCTCTCCTGGGGCGCGCCGCCGAGGTGGTAGAGCCGGCGGCCGCCGCCCGGCGCCGGCCAGACCTCGCCCCGGAGCAGCTTGAGGAAGGTGGACTTGCCCGAGCCGTTCCGGCCCAGGATCGCCCAGCTCTCGCCGTCGCGCAGGGTGAAGGTGACCCCCTCGAGCACGCGGGCGCCCGAGAGCAGCACCGAGACGTCCTCGAGGGTGACGAGCAGCGCGGCCATGGTGCGGCGGAATCTAACCCGGAACGGCGCCGCCGGCCCCTTTCGGCTATGAGGAGGGAGCGTGGACGCCCGCCTCGCCGAGTTCGCCCGCCTCCTCCGCCAGAACGGCGTGCGCGCCTCGCCGTCGGAGCTGGCCGACGCGGTGCGGGCGGCCGCGCTCACCGGGGTGGCCGAGCGCGACGACCTGCGCGCCGCCCTGCGGGCCACGCTCGTGAAGCGCGCCGCCGACGTCCCCACCTTCGAGCGGCTCTTCGCCCTCTACTTCTCCGGGCTCGGGCGCGTCCTCGACGCCTTCGAGCGCAGCCTCGAGGAGGAGCTCTCCGCCTCGGGCCTGCTCGAGCCGGGCGAGCTCGAGATGGTCGCGGCCACCCTGCGCGCCCTCGCGCCGGAGCTCACGCCCCTCGGCCGGGCGCTCGCGGCCGGGGAGCGGGCCGCGCTGCTCCGGCTGCTCCGGACGGCGGCGCTCGAGCTCGACTTCACGCTCCTCCACCTCCCGGGCCAGGTCGGCTTCTACGGGCGGCGGCTCCTCTCGGCGGCCGGGGGCGGCGGCGTGGACGGGGACCTCGCCCGGATCGAGGAGGCGCTGCGCGCCCGCGGCCTCTCGCCGGCGGGGCTCTCGCTCGTCTCGGCGCGGCTCGCGGCGCAGCTCTCGCAGGTGGCCGACGCGGCCCGCCGCTGGGCCGAGCTCGAGCAGGAGGCGCGCAGCCGGGAGGGCGGGGCGCTCCGGCCGGACCGGCTCGCCGCGCCGAGCCGCGCGGAGCAGGAGCGGATCGAGGCCGCGGTGCGGCGGCTCGCGGAGCGGCTCCGCGCGAAGCTCGCCCTGCGGGCCCACCGCCGGCGCGGGGCGCTCGACGTCCGGCGCACGCTCCGGCGCGGGCTCGCGCTCGGCGGCTACCCCGCCCGGCCGGCCTTCCGGCGCCGGCTCCCGGAGCGGCCGGACCTGGTGGTGCTCTGCGACCTCTCCGACTCGGTGCGCCACGTCTCGCGCCTCATGCTGCTCTTCCTCCACGCCCTCCAGGGGCTCTTCGGGCGCGTGCGGACCTTCGCCTTCGTGGCCGACCTGGGCGAGGTGACCGAGGCGCTCCGCGGCGAGCGCGACCCGG from Anaeromyxobacter paludicola harbors:
- a CDS encoding VWA domain-containing protein, which encodes MDARLAEFARLLRQNGVRASPSELADAVRAAALTGVAERDDLRAALRATLVKRAADVPTFERLFALYFSGLGRVLDAFERSLEEELSASGLLEPGELEMVAATLRALAPELTPLGRALAAGERAALLRLLRTAALELDFTLLHLPGQVGFYGRRLLSAAGGGGVDGDLARIEEALRARGLSPAGLSLVSARLAAQLSQVADAARRWAELEQEARSREGGALRPDRLAAPSRAEQERIEAAVRRLAERLRAKLALRAHRRRGALDVRRTLRRGLALGGYPARPAFRRRLPERPDLVVLCDLSDSVRHVSRLMLLFLHALQGLFGRVRTFAFVADLGEVTEALRGERDPARAADLATAGKAVNLHGNSNYGRALRAFHARFRGAVTRRTTLLVIGDGRGNYLDPGLDALADLRRRARRVLWICPEERQGWGQGDSEMPAYARAVDRVATVSTLEDLAGVADALVPRG